A DNA window from Pseudoalteromonas marina contains the following coding sequences:
- a CDS encoding winged helix-turn-helix transcriptional regulator — MESYIKTDTKGRKKVYNACMEPCAIEKGMRLIGGKWKGSIIYHLKDEPVRFNDLARMLGGATKKMVDQRLKELEEEGMVIRRVISDRPIAVTYELTDFGKSALSILDDLRKWSEANGIELNSK, encoded by the coding sequence GTGGAAAGTTATATAAAAACAGATACTAAGGGAAGAAAAAAAGTTTATAACGCGTGCATGGAGCCTTGCGCGATTGAAAAAGGTATGCGTTTGATCGGTGGAAAATGGAAAGGATCAATCATTTATCATTTAAAAGATGAGCCAGTCCGATTTAATGATTTAGCTCGAATGCTAGGCGGCGCAACAAAAAAAATGGTTGATCAACGTCTCAAGGAACTTGAAGAAGAAGGTATGGTAATTAGAAGGGTTATAAGCGACAGACCCATAGCTGTTACATATGAACTTACTGATTTTGGCAAATCAGCACTTTCTATTTTAGATGATTTAAGAAAATGGTCTGAGGCGAATGGGATAGAGTTAAATTCAAAGTAG
- a CDS encoding phosphotransferase family protein, translating to MNTQLLDQAKNVRQGEELDTQKVDAWLKQHITQLTGEPSVTQYAGGASNWTYCLEYPEQSLILRRAPKGTKAKGAHDMGREFKLQQALKPVYGYVPNMEAFCDDENILGTDFYVMEKLTGIIPRKNLPRGLTPTPERTKKLCENVLDCLVELHKVDYKQANLSHLGKGEGYTQRQISGWSERFTKAKTWNVPSGKKVIKWLENNMPSNERICITHNDFRFDNVVLDANDYTNVLGILDWELATLGDPLMDLGNTLAYWVEPGDDFLAQATRRQPTHLEGMLTRKEVVAYYCKKMNITVGDFTFYEVYGLFRLAGIVQQIYYRYHHGQTKNPAFKHFWVFVHYLLWRCKKAINNQGKV from the coding sequence ATGAACACACAATTATTAGATCAAGCCAAAAACGTACGCCAAGGCGAAGAGCTCGACACCCAAAAGGTAGATGCCTGGCTTAAACAACACATTACACAATTAACTGGCGAGCCAAGTGTTACTCAATACGCAGGGGGGGCATCAAACTGGACCTACTGCCTAGAGTACCCAGAGCAATCGCTTATTTTACGCCGTGCGCCCAAAGGCACCAAAGCCAAAGGCGCACACGATATGGGCCGCGAGTTTAAACTTCAGCAGGCGCTAAAGCCAGTTTACGGCTATGTGCCAAATATGGAGGCGTTTTGCGACGATGAAAACATACTCGGCACCGACTTTTACGTTATGGAAAAGCTTACGGGGATAATTCCGCGTAAAAATTTACCACGCGGATTAACCCCCACGCCCGAGCGCACCAAAAAGCTGTGCGAAAACGTACTCGACTGCCTAGTAGAGTTACACAAAGTAGATTACAAACAGGCCAACTTAAGCCATTTAGGCAAAGGCGAAGGCTATACACAGCGCCAAATTAGCGGCTGGAGCGAGCGCTTTACTAAAGCCAAAACTTGGAATGTACCCAGCGGCAAAAAAGTAATTAAATGGCTTGAAAACAACATGCCAAGTAACGAGCGCATTTGCATAACACATAACGACTTTAGGTTTGATAACGTTGTGCTTGATGCAAACGACTACACCAACGTACTGGGTATTTTAGATTGGGAACTTGCCACCCTTGGCGACCCACTTATGGATTTGGGCAATACATTGGCTTACTGGGTAGAGCCAGGAGATGATTTTTTAGCCCAAGCCACGCGCCGTCAACCCACTCACTTAGAGGGTATGCTAACGCGCAAAGAAGTAGTGGCCTACTACTGTAAAAAAATGAATATAACCGTAGGTGACTTTACCTTTTACGAAGTGTACGGACTATTTAGACTTGCCGGCATTGTGCAGCAAATTTATTACCGCTATCACCATGGGCAAACTAAAAACCCCGCCTTTAAACACTTTTGGGTGTTTGTACATTACCTTTTATGGCGCTGTAAAAAAGCCATTAACAACCAAGGTAAAGTCTAA
- a CDS encoding lactoylglutathione lyase family protein has product MSHTYPRSFSHIGISVPDVEKAVEFYTKVMGWYTIMEPTVITEDNSPIGEMCTDVFGPNWEKFKIAHLSTGDRIGVEIFEFKNQENPKDNFEYWKTGIFHFCVQDPDVEGLADRIVAVGGKKRMPEPRYYYPGEKPYRMIYMEDPFGNILEIYSHSYELIYSAGAY; this is encoded by the coding sequence ATGAGTCATACATATCCACGTAGTTTTTCGCACATTGGTATTTCAGTACCGGATGTTGAAAAAGCCGTAGAGTTTTACACTAAGGTGATGGGCTGGTACACCATAATGGAGCCGACCGTGATCACCGAAGATAACAGCCCTATTGGCGAAATGTGTACCGATGTATTTGGACCAAATTGGGAAAAATTTAAAATAGCGCACCTTTCAACAGGCGACCGTATTGGGGTGGAAATTTTCGAATTTAAAAACCAAGAAAACCCTAAAGACAACTTTGAATACTGGAAAACCGGTATCTTTCATTTCTGTGTACAAGACCCAGATGTAGAAGGCTTAGCGGATCGTATTGTTGCTGTAGGTGGTAAAAAACGTATGCCAGAGCCACGTTACTACTACCCTGGCGAAAAGCCATACCGCATGATCTACATGGAAGACCCGTTTGGTAACATCCTTGAGATTTACAGCCACAGCTACGAGCTTATATACAGCGCAGGCGCTTACTAA
- a CDS encoding GNAT family N-acetyltransferase, whose translation MNLSLEDITADNYEAICDLEVAKTQEEYVACNMWSLVEAHYNSGYTCKAIYLNGVPVGFFMWVQETPAKVSIWRFMVDQTHQNKGIGRKALAMAIEEIKATPKLKEIEICYNPQNPVAKNFYTSFGFEEVGLDEDDDDMLAVIKISR comes from the coding sequence ATGAATTTGTCATTGGAAGACATCACCGCCGATAACTACGAAGCCATATGCGATTTAGAGGTTGCTAAAACACAAGAAGAATACGTGGCATGTAATATGTGGTCGTTAGTAGAGGCGCACTACAATAGCGGGTATACCTGTAAAGCTATTTACTTAAATGGTGTACCAGTAGGCTTTTTTATGTGGGTACAAGAAACCCCTGCAAAGGTTTCTATTTGGCGCTTTATGGTTGATCAAACTCATCAAAATAAAGGCATTGGGCGCAAAGCACTGGCTATGGCAATTGAAGAGATTAAAGCAACTCCTAAGCTTAAAGAAATCGAGATTTGTTATAACCCGCAAAATCCTGTTGCTAAAAACTTTTATACAAGTTTTGGGTTCGAAGAAGTTGGCCTCGATGAGGATGACGACGATATGTTAGCGGTTATTAAAATTAGCCGTTAA
- the arfB gene encoding alternative ribosome rescue aminoacyl-tRNA hydrolase ArfB: MLTISNTVTIDEWELELTAIRSQGAGGQNVNKVASAIHLRFDINRSKLPDFYKERLLALNDSRITKEGVLIIKAQSHRTQELNREDALKRLKDLILSATKVNKARRATKPSRNSQRKRMDKKTKHGQTKALRGNIKF, from the coding sequence ATGTTAACAATTTCAAATACAGTCACTATTGATGAGTGGGAATTAGAGCTCACCGCTATTCGTTCTCAAGGTGCCGGTGGCCAAAACGTTAACAAAGTCGCCAGCGCTATTCATTTACGTTTTGATATTAATCGCTCTAAATTACCAGACTTTTACAAAGAACGTTTACTTGCTTTAAACGATTCGAGGATCACCAAAGAGGGTGTTCTCATCATTAAAGCACAAAGCCACCGTACCCAAGAGCTTAACCGCGAAGACGCGTTAAAACGCTTAAAAGATCTCATATTAAGCGCTACCAAGGTCAATAAAGCCCGCCGTGCAACTAAACCAAGCCGTAATTCGCAGCGTAAACGCATGGATAAAAAAACTAAACACGGCCAAACAAAAGCATTGCGCGGTAATATTAAGTTTTAG
- a CDS encoding zinc ribbon domain-containing protein codes for MSKNWKCPKCDCTDYDTDTIATTGSGWSKVFDMQNRKFTAVICSNCTYTEFYRGKASTLGNVFDLFTN; via the coding sequence ATGTCGAAGAATTGGAAATGCCCGAAATGTGATTGTACTGATTACGACACAGATACAATTGCTACCACAGGTAGTGGTTGGTCTAAAGTTTTTGATATGCAAAATCGCAAGTTTACAGCAGTTATTTGTTCTAATTGTACTTACACTGAATTTTATCGTGGTAAAGCTAGTACGCTAGGTAATGTATTTGATTTATTTACTAATTAA
- a CDS encoding LysR family transcriptional regulator gives MINPTWLNTFCTLVEVNHFTQTAERLYMTQSGVSQHIKKLEQQVDCALLERHGKQFTLTVHGQNLYQQGSLLLKEWQFLEQQLKDDSPYSGLVKIQSPGSCGLQFYNQLLALQVEHKELVIDYRFAPNTSVEQAVANHSADIGFLTQAPTLSEVTSHKIGQEALLLVTPAHIKNPTWEVLCELGFIGHPDAKHHAQLLLSENYSEFEHVDQIKQTGFSNQISLILEPVSLGVGFTVLPAHAVSAFNKPGLIKTHHLANPISENIYVCHHRNRPMAKRMNTVIEAIKAG, from the coding sequence ATGATAAACCCGACATGGTTAAACACGTTTTGTACTTTAGTTGAGGTAAATCACTTTACCCAAACCGCCGAGCGCCTTTATATGACCCAGTCAGGCGTAAGCCAACATATAAAAAAGTTAGAGCAGCAAGTAGATTGCGCCTTGCTTGAGCGCCACGGTAAACAATTTACGCTTACCGTACATGGGCAAAACTTGTATCAGCAAGGCAGCTTATTATTAAAAGAATGGCAGTTTTTAGAGCAGCAATTAAAAGATGATTCACCTTACAGCGGTTTAGTTAAAATACAGTCGCCAGGCAGTTGCGGACTGCAGTTTTACAATCAACTATTAGCACTGCAAGTAGAGCACAAGGAGCTAGTTATAGATTACCGCTTTGCTCCAAATACCAGTGTTGAACAAGCGGTGGCAAACCACAGTGCCGATATTGGCTTTTTAACTCAAGCGCCAACCCTTAGCGAAGTTACTAGCCACAAAATTGGTCAAGAAGCTTTATTATTAGTAACCCCTGCTCATATTAAAAACCCAACGTGGGAGGTTTTATGTGAGCTTGGCTTTATTGGCCACCCCGATGCAAAACACCACGCGCAGCTTTTACTTAGCGAAAACTACAGTGAGTTTGAGCATGTTGATCAAATTAAGCAAACGGGGTTTTCTAACCAAATAAGTTTAATACTCGAGCCGGTAAGCTTAGGGGTAGGTTTTACGGTTTTACCTGCGCATGCTGTTAGCGCATTTAATAAACCCGGACTGATAAAAACGCACCACTTAGCTAATCCGATTAGCGAAAATATTTATGTGTGCCATCACCGTAATAGGCCAATGGCAAAGCGCATGAATACAGTAATTGAAGCAATAAAAGCAGGCTAG
- a CDS encoding NAD(P)H-dependent oxidoreductase yields MSNILIINGHQYYPFSEGKLNATLVEKAVSILEAKGHKTRVVTTLEEINVEKELENHQWADIVILQTPVNWMGVTWSFKKYMDEVYTAGMGGALCVGDGRDASAPKKNYGMGGTLTNTKYMMSLTLNAPEEAFNDENEFFDGKSIDDLLFPMHMNFKFFGMKPMETFACFDVMKNADVESDFKRFEAHITKHF; encoded by the coding sequence ATGAGCAATATTTTAATTATTAATGGTCACCAATATTACCCTTTTTCAGAAGGTAAGCTAAACGCTACGCTAGTAGAAAAAGCAGTTTCTATATTAGAGGCAAAAGGCCACAAAACTCGCGTAGTTACGACCTTAGAAGAGATTAATGTTGAGAAAGAACTTGAAAATCATCAATGGGCTGACATCGTTATTCTTCAAACCCCGGTAAACTGGATGGGTGTTACTTGGTCATTCAAAAAATACATGGATGAAGTTTATACAGCGGGTATGGGTGGTGCATTATGTGTTGGTGATGGTCGTGACGCATCTGCACCTAAAAAGAACTATGGCATGGGTGGCACACTAACTAATACAAAATACATGATGTCTCTAACGTTAAATGCGCCAGAAGAAGCGTTTAATGATGAAAACGAATTCTTCGATGGAAAATCAATTGATGACCTATTATTCCCTATGCATATGAACTTCAAGTTTTTTGGTATGAAGCCTATGGAAACATTTGCATGCTTTGACGTGATGAAAAATGCCGATGTTGAAAGCGACTTCAAACGTTTTGAAGCTCACATTACCAAGCATTTTTAA
- a CDS encoding fused MFS/spermidine synthase: protein MTLKTNALIYFLAFCSGFCIMGIELLGGRILAPYFGSSVHIWGSIITVFMLSLSFGYLLGGKLSTKNASLTKYGLIFLVASIMVVPITLFAEPIMAFIFTHIEDSRYGSLLASTALFFIPTIILGMISPYSVRLLVTDSERSGQVAGILYFVSTLGSALGTIITSFYFVLAFDVNTIISAFATTLGVLGVVAIAVNSAANNKELAHA from the coding sequence ATGACTTTAAAAACAAACGCTTTGATTTACTTTTTAGCCTTTTGCAGTGGCTTTTGCATTATGGGGATTGAGCTTTTAGGAGGGCGCATTTTAGCGCCTTACTTTGGCAGTAGTGTACATATTTGGGGCAGTATTATTACTGTGTTTATGCTTAGCTTGTCGTTTGGTTACTTGCTTGGCGGTAAGCTTAGTACAAAAAATGCGTCGCTGACTAAATACGGATTAATATTTTTAGTTGCGAGCATTATGGTTGTGCCTATTACGTTGTTTGCTGAGCCCATAATGGCATTTATTTTTACCCATATTGAAGATAGCCGTTATGGCTCGTTACTCGCTTCTACTGCGTTGTTTTTTATTCCAACCATTATATTAGGTATGATTTCGCCGTACTCAGTAAGGTTGCTGGTTACCGACAGCGAAAGAAGCGGCCAAGTTGCAGGTATTTTGTATTTTGTAAGCACGCTTGGCAGTGCCTTGGGCACTATTATTACCTCTTTTTACTTTGTACTCGCGTTTGATGTAAACACCATTATTAGTGCCTTTGCTACTACGTTGGGTGTGTTAGGTGTTGTTGCAATTGCTGTAAACAGTGCTGCTAATAATAAGGAGCTTGCGCATGCTTAA
- a CDS encoding spermidine synthase, whose protein sequence is MLKYVFLALSVFSGAALANVIHEERSLYRNIIVDETRDLRCLKFNTKSSQTSQSCMYKNDPDKLVFNYTKLTFASLLVTENPKNVLIIGLGGGTLSNVIHELYPAAKIHNVEIDPAVLSVARDYFSFIENDKVTSSVQDGRIFIKRAAIKKKKYDWIILDAFNGDYIPEHLLTKEFFEEVKGVLADGGVVAANTFSSSKLYEHESATYHSVFGDFINVSRANRSNRIILAGIKAMPTKAQLNERVKALGPKLKKYDVDINAISNYMQYTQDEQDWPKNTKILTDQYSPANLLNF, encoded by the coding sequence ATGCTTAAATATGTATTTTTAGCACTTAGTGTGTTTTCAGGCGCTGCTTTAGCTAATGTTATTCACGAAGAGCGCTCTTTATACCGAAATATTATTGTTGATGAAACTCGCGATTTACGCTGCTTAAAATTTAACACTAAAAGTAGCCAAACAAGTCAAAGTTGCATGTACAAAAACGACCCCGACAAGCTCGTTTTCAACTACACAAAGCTTACTTTTGCGAGTTTATTAGTAACCGAAAACCCTAAAAATGTATTAATTATTGGGCTTGGGGGAGGCACATTGTCGAATGTTATTCATGAGTTATACCCTGCGGCTAAAATACACAATGTAGAAATAGACCCCGCTGTATTGAGTGTGGCTCGCGACTACTTTAGCTTTATTGAAAACGATAAAGTGACATCTAGTGTTCAAGATGGCCGTATTTTTATTAAACGCGCGGCTATTAAAAAGAAAAAGTACGATTGGATCATTCTTGATGCGTTTAACGGTGACTACATTCCTGAGCACCTGTTAACCAAAGAGTTTTTTGAAGAGGTTAAAGGTGTGTTGGCTGATGGCGGCGTAGTTGCTGCAAATACATTTTCGAGTAGTAAACTATACGAGCATGAGTCGGCAACTTACCATAGCGTGTTTGGCGATTTTATTAACGTAAGCCGCGCTAATCGAAGCAACCGTATTATTTTAGCGGGTATTAAAGCTATGCCAACTAAGGCTCAACTTAACGAACGTGTTAAAGCGCTTGGGCCCAAGCTTAAAAAATATGATGTAGATATAAACGCCATAAGCAATTACATGCAGTACACACAAGATGAGCAAGATTGGCCTAAAAATACCAAAATTCTAACCGACCAATACTCTCCTGCTAACCTACTTAACTTTTAA
- a CDS encoding LysR family transcriptional regulator, which produces MHLDDIEKVIHMASSQNLHTTAKHFNITPGALSKTLKKVEANLATELFNRVGKTLVLNDKGKEFVKHSSDLVHNYQQLTSRFKNDNHKFNAVIAGPAILLKSGLKKLLIPLGNLPCSVRINNVFEGEAISQVASGAAHIALVTREALNNSLHANLVAVDLFNTGFSLAGAAGHQLVQTGSLTLNKNQLLHAAFACPLFSPLCGLEQGIGSDGWQDDIAPRNIVFRCSDYSALIEVVQSGLALAYLPNFVIDDLGFTKLTVKGVNSHYNEDIVLIYKPSKADGWLNKLMYSL; this is translated from the coding sequence ATGCATTTAGATGACATTGAAAAAGTAATCCATATGGCGAGTTCGCAAAACCTGCACACAACCGCTAAACATTTTAATATTACCCCAGGGGCGCTGTCTAAAACGCTAAAAAAGGTTGAGGCAAACTTAGCCACGGAGCTGTTTAATCGTGTTGGCAAAACCTTAGTACTTAATGATAAAGGCAAAGAGTTTGTTAAGCACAGTAGCGATTTAGTTCATAATTACCAGCAGCTTACTAGCCGCTTTAAAAACGATAATCATAAATTTAATGCAGTTATTGCAGGCCCTGCCATTTTACTTAAAAGTGGTTTAAAAAAGTTACTTATCCCTCTTGGCAACCTGCCTTGCTCGGTACGTATTAATAATGTGTTTGAAGGTGAAGCTATAAGCCAAGTGGCGTCGGGCGCTGCACATATTGCGCTAGTTACTCGCGAGGCATTAAATAATAGCTTACACGCTAATTTAGTGGCGGTTGATTTATTTAATACTGGGTTTAGTTTGGCTGGAGCCGCTGGGCATCAGCTAGTACAAACTGGTTCTTTAACGCTTAATAAAAATCAATTACTGCACGCAGCTTTTGCATGCCCGCTGTTTTCGCCATTGTGCGGCCTTGAACAAGGAATAGGCTCCGACGGCTGGCAAGACGATATTGCACCGCGCAATATTGTATTTAGATGTAGCGATTACAGTGCATTAATAGAGGTAGTACAAAGTGGCTTAGCGTTGGCGTATTTACCAAATTTTGTGATTGATGATTTAGGGTTTACAAAATTAACTGTAAAGGGGGTTAACAGTCATTACAATGAAGACATTGTGTTAATTTATAAACCATCGAAGGCCGATGGGTGGCTTAATAAACTCATGTATTCGTTATAA
- a CDS encoding SDR family oxidoreductase yields MRKNILITGASSGLGKGMAKEFAKQGCNLALCARRFELLEQLKSELEQINPNITISIKVLDVNDHEQVFSVFNAFKDELNGLDRVIINAGMGKGASIGTGYFNANKQTAQTNFVAALAQAEAAMEIFRAQNYGHLVTISSISAVRGFRRAMTVYAATKAAITSLSEGIRIDVMHTPIKVSCVHPGFIRSEINEKVKTVPFIVDTETGCKALVKAINKEKANSFVPSWPWAFLHWILRIAPLSTIRKMS; encoded by the coding sequence ATGCGCAAAAACATACTAATAACAGGTGCAAGTTCAGGCTTAGGCAAAGGCATGGCAAAAGAGTTTGCAAAACAAGGTTGTAATCTTGCTTTATGTGCTCGGCGCTTTGAGCTGTTAGAGCAGCTAAAAAGTGAGCTTGAACAAATAAACCCAAATATAACCATTAGCATAAAAGTACTTGATGTTAACGACCACGAGCAAGTATTTAGCGTATTTAACGCCTTTAAAGATGAGCTTAACGGCCTTGATAGAGTAATTATAAATGCAGGGATGGGCAAAGGAGCCTCTATTGGTACGGGTTATTTTAATGCCAACAAACAAACCGCACAAACTAACTTTGTGGCCGCACTTGCGCAAGCTGAGGCCGCAATGGAAATTTTTAGAGCGCAAAACTATGGTCATTTAGTGACTATTTCATCTATTAGTGCTGTACGTGGTTTTAGACGCGCCATGACCGTTTACGCCGCCACTAAAGCGGCTATTACCTCATTAAGTGAGGGCATACGCATAGATGTAATGCACACGCCTATAAAAGTAAGCTGTGTACATCCAGGTTTTATAAGAAGCGAAATAAACGAAAAAGTAAAAACAGTGCCGTTTATTGTTGATACCGAAACTGGCTGCAAAGCACTGGTAAAAGCAATAAATAAAGAAAAAGCCAACAGCTTTGTGCCAAGCTGGCCTTGGGCATTCCTGCATTGGATTTTACGCATAGCACCGCTGAGTACAATTCGTAAAATGTCGTGA
- a CDS encoding histidine phosphatase family protein, which produces MCILYLVRHGQASFSADDYDTLSTKGQQQATLLGKYLAQKQLTPDAVFAGSMLRHNQTAELSLASANNAPVLINDTRLNEYDHEHILAVYNPKLATPSQVRAVLSKQAEPMEYFKTVFISAIQQWVLNPDSTQYNESFNAFTARVLGALEQIANENHGKKVLIYTSGGPISIITSHLMGLKLERFIDINWNLVNAGVTKVVARGKGANRQLSISSLNEHHFLECHPQQKLITYT; this is translated from the coding sequence ATGTGTATTTTATATTTAGTACGCCACGGGCAGGCCAGTTTTTCGGCTGATGATTACGATACACTCTCAACAAAAGGACAACAGCAAGCCACACTACTGGGTAAATATTTAGCACAAAAGCAGCTAACACCCGATGCTGTATTTGCTGGCAGTATGCTGCGCCATAATCAAACCGCAGAGCTGAGTTTAGCAAGTGCTAATAATGCGCCGGTACTAATAAACGATACGCGATTAAACGAATACGATCACGAGCATATTTTAGCCGTTTATAACCCAAAGCTTGCCACCCCAAGCCAAGTTCGCGCGGTACTTAGCAAGCAAGCCGAGCCTATGGAATACTTTAAAACGGTATTTATTAGCGCCATACAGCAATGGGTACTCAATCCCGACAGCACTCAATATAACGAAAGCTTTAATGCATTTACTGCGCGTGTACTGGGCGCACTTGAACAAATAGCCAATGAAAACCACGGTAAAAAAGTACTTATTTACACCTCTGGCGGGCCTATTAGCATTATAACCAGCCATTTAATGGGGCTAAAGCTCGAGCGCTTTATTGATATTAATTGGAACTTAGTAAACGCAGGCGTAACCAAAGTAGTGGCGCGCGGCAAAGGGGCAAACCGTCAGTTAAGCATTAGCAGTTTAAACGAACATCACTTTTTAGAGTGCCACCCACAACAAAAATTAATTACATACACCTAA
- a CDS encoding GNAT family N-acetyltransferase produces MIIRSFLENDFLAVQNIYQQGIDTGNATFQTEAKSWQQWNSSMLNYCRLVAVEDEKVLGWAGLSAVSSREVYSGVAEVSVYVANQAQGKGLGHALLCALINESESNGIWMLQASIFPENTNSIALHARNGFRQVGNREKLGKLNGVWRNVILMERRSAIVGL; encoded by the coding sequence GTGATCATAAGATCATTTTTAGAGAACGATTTTTTAGCCGTTCAAAATATTTATCAGCAAGGTATTGATACCGGCAACGCGACCTTTCAAACTGAAGCGAAAAGTTGGCAACAGTGGAATAGTTCTATGCTCAACTATTGTCGTCTTGTAGCAGTTGAGGATGAAAAGGTGCTTGGCTGGGCCGGGTTATCTGCCGTTTCTAGCCGTGAGGTATACTCGGGCGTTGCCGAGGTAAGTGTATATGTTGCAAACCAAGCCCAAGGTAAAGGTTTAGGGCACGCATTGCTTTGTGCACTCATTAATGAATCAGAAAGCAACGGTATATGGATGCTACAAGCCAGTATCTTCCCTGAAAATACTAATAGTATTGCTTTACATGCTCGCAATGGTTTTAGGCAGGTTGGAAACCGAGAGAAACTAGGTAAATTGAATGGTGTGTGGCGCAATGTAATTTTAATGGAAAGGCGCAGCGCCATAGTGGGTTTATAA
- a CDS encoding haloacid dehalogenase type II codes for MATTLAFDVYGTLINTHGVISLLENMIGDKAQNFSNTWREKQLEYSFRRGLMQNYVPFSECTKQALGYACLAHKTPLSDEQKQQLLEQYKILPAFDDVKKGLEQLKAQNYRLFAFSNGAADAVNTLLETAGISDYFEGVVSADDMKTFKPNPGVYSHFLREANSTGANTWLISSNPFDITGAISHGMRGAWIKRSEDSIFDPWEIQPTTTATDLVDLKAKLVS; via the coding sequence ATGGCAACCACACTCGCATTTGACGTATACGGCACGCTAATAAACACCCACGGTGTAATATCTTTACTTGAAAATATGATTGGCGATAAAGCGCAAAACTTTTCAAATACATGGCGTGAAAAACAGTTAGAGTATTCGTTTAGGCGTGGCTTAATGCAAAACTATGTTCCGTTTTCAGAGTGTACTAAACAGGCGTTAGGCTACGCTTGCCTAGCGCACAAAACTCCACTCTCTGATGAACAAAAACAGCAATTGCTTGAGCAATATAAAATTTTACCCGCCTTTGACGATGTTAAAAAAGGGCTTGAGCAACTTAAAGCACAAAATTACCGGTTGTTTGCATTTTCTAATGGCGCTGCTGATGCGGTAAATACTTTGCTCGAAACGGCAGGCATAAGTGATTATTTTGAAGGTGTTGTAAGCGCCGACGATATGAAAACATTTAAACCAAACCCAGGTGTTTACAGCCACTTTTTACGCGAGGCAAATTCAACGGGTGCTAACACGTGGCTTATTTCGAGTAATCCGTTTGATATAACCGGCGCTATTTCGCATGGCATGCGCGGTGCGTGGATAAAGCGTTCTGAGGATTCTATTTTTGATCCATGGGAAATTCAGCCAACCACCACAGCAACCGATTTAGTTGATTTAAAAGCCAAATTAGTAAGTTAA
- a CDS encoding SDR family oxidoreductase, with protein MKTRLIITGGATGLGKALALSYASNLGANLQICIADINAERAAITISELQALKADAFFYACDVTKQADVKGLYDIIQTKWQGVDIVINNAGVATGGSLEGESLEQWQWIMDINLLSMVRVCQTFYPAFVQQGGGYFINIASQAGLTPIPFMSSYNAVKAAVIGFSETLKLELAHDNIDVSVVCPSFFKTNLDESMRTSEPAMKTMLNRAFERSPINAQQVADIIYKQSLKRPFLILTHKLGKQAFLMKKLLPVEWYIKNMLKKTRSMQRLKSK; from the coding sequence ATGAAAACACGACTAATAATAACAGGTGGAGCCACAGGGCTGGGTAAAGCGTTAGCCCTGAGTTATGCAAGTAATTTGGGCGCTAACTTACAAATTTGTATTGCCGATATAAACGCCGAGCGTGCAGCCATAACCATTAGTGAGCTGCAAGCACTAAAAGCCGATGCTTTTTTTTACGCCTGCGATGTAACCAAGCAAGCAGATGTAAAGGGGCTTTACGATATTATCCAAACCAAGTGGCAGGGCGTAGATATTGTTATAAATAATGCAGGCGTAGCCACGGGTGGCTCGCTTGAGGGCGAATCGCTTGAGCAATGGCAGTGGATTATGGATATTAATTTGCTCTCTATGGTGCGGGTGTGCCAAACGTTTTACCCCGCCTTTGTGCAACAAGGCGGTGGCTACTTTATTAATATAGCCTCACAAGCAGGGCTTACCCCTATTCCGTTTATGAGCAGTTATAACGCCGTAAAAGCAGCGGTTATTGGCTTTAGCGAAACCCTAAAGCTTGAACTCGCCCACGATAATATAGATGTAAGCGTAGTGTGCCCAAGCTTTTTTAAAACCAATCTTGATGAATCAATGCGCACTAGCGAGCCGGCCATGAAAACCATGCTTAACCGTGCCTTTGAGCGCTCCCCCATAAACGCACAACAAGTTGCCGATATTATTTATAAGCAGTCACTTAAACGCCCATTTTTAATTTTGACCCATAAATTAGGTAAACAGGCCTTTTTAATGAAAAAACTACTCCCCGTTGAGTGGTACATTAAAAACATGCTGAAAAAAACACGCTCTATGCAACGTTTAAAATCAAAATAA